Proteins encoded in a region of the Thunnus thynnus chromosome 8, fThuThy2.1, whole genome shotgun sequence genome:
- the tmem44 gene encoding transmembrane protein 44 isoform X1, with protein MGVRTLALEGQTGESPNPSFSSLFDFCVDSVTTCFSHDAGKLCVPIGLCSLSALLLLLSSLLLVCQRCKCRRGHPGEIMTSLYCFLGNLCATTGAVMSKQLHILILMGAFAAAMDAVNCISCCFPVFLCWNSKTERRLRVIRRRRRQHLLAVCVLMVLAGGFLKSRVNHNPADNLLRGRRLLHFSLQDNTEILGYILGLLSFVITCTSRFPALHRAHRGRMLTRAHVFSGVLCSLAGALYATAILFYDIQLEFLLTVMPWLLSAICCVTLDPLILVIYWCKRGTREQPMRFSPDTESLLGGSTEEKAVVKRKQQVHSPEQTKTKNIPMTEMGRYMDVSTHPARKISPKEVTVSREEVNDQPPNRTVRAIRVNSFCSSDTSYDSSLVSSDLEWDFEVGNAQWSEPKAKQQEGGEFPLQEWPRNPKPFNICTCAMSGLPQNSVTRKEESESGSAANPNDKETSIK; from the exons ATGGGGGTACGTACATTGGCGTTGGAGGGCCAGACAGGAGAAAGTCCCAACCCCTCTTTCTccagtttgtttgatttttgcgTCGATTCAGTCACCACCTGTTTCTCCCACGACGCAGGCAAACTGTGCGTTCCCATCGGTCTCTGCTCTTTATCTGCTCTGCTTTTACTGCTGTCAAGTCTTCT GCTCGTGTGTCAGAGGTGCAAATGTCGGAGAGGACATCCGGGAGAGATCATGACTTCCCTCTACTGCTTCTTGGGTAACCTGTGTGCTACCACCGGGGCAGTTATGTCCAAACAACTGCATATTCTG ATTTTAATGGGGGCTTTTGCTGCTGCTATGGATGCTGTTAATTGTATATCTTGCTGCTTCCCGGTGTTTCTGTGTTGGAACTCAAAGACAG AGAGGAGGCTGAGGGTCATAAGGAGGCGGAGGAGACAGCACCTCCttgcagtgtgtgtgctgatggTGCTAGCAGGAGGTTTCCTGAAATCCAGAGTCAACCACAACCCGGCAGACAATCTCCTCAGAGGGAGAAGATTGCTGCACTTCTCCCTGCAA GACAACACTGAAATCCTGGGTTACATCCTTGGCCTGCTGTCCTTTGTCATCACCTGTACCTCCAGGTTTCCTGCACTCCACAGAGCT CACAGAGGACGGATGCTGACAAGGGCCCATGTGTTCTCTGGGGTGCTGTGCTCACTGGCTGGTGCCCTGTACGCTACTGCCATACTCTTCTACGACATTCAGCTTGAGTTTCTTCTGACAGTTATGCCGTGGCTGCTGTCAGCAATATGCTGTGTCACCCTGGACCCTCTT ATTCTAGTCATCTATTGGTGCAAGAGGGGAACCAGGGAGCAACCTATGAGGTTTTCTCCAGACACAGAGAGCCTCTTAGGTGGCTCCACTGAGGAGAAAGCTGTCGTGAAGAGAAAACAGCAAGTTCATTCACCAGAACAAACAAAG acaaaaaacatccCGATGACTGAGATGGGCCGTTATATGGATGTCAGTACCCACCCTGCAAGAAAA ATCAGCCCAAAGGAGGTGACAGTGTCTAGAGAGGAGGTGAATGACCAGCCTCCGAACAGGACAGTGCGAGCGATCAGAGTCAACAGTTTCTGCTCTTCAGATACATCTTATGACTCTTCGCTAGTCAGTTCTGATCTAGAG TGGGATTTTGAAGTGGGAAATGCACAGTGGAGCGAACCAAAAGCAAAGCAACAGGAGGGAGGTGAGTTTCCCCTGCAGGAATGGCCAAGAAACCCCAAACCCTTTAACATCTGCACCTGTGCCATGTCTGGACTCCCACAGAACTCTGTAACCAGAAAAGAAGAGAGTGAAAGTGGCTCTGCTGCAAACCCGAATGATAAAGAAACCTCAATTAAATGA
- the lsg1 gene encoding large subunit GTPase 1 homolog has product MGKKKAGGGGGLGRSLIKERLQAGRGNKRGDSWLHTSELSDGYDWGRLNLQSVTEQSSMDDFLATAELAGTEFVAEKLNIRFVPAEARAGILTAEEKNRLKRLHEDNKHFLKIPRRPHWDESTSPEALQQAEKDNFLEWRRELAQLEEEQKLILTPFERNLEFWRQLWRVIERSDVVVQIVDARNPLLFRCPDLELYVKEVSENKVNILLVNKADLLTREQRRAWAKHFEKEGLRAVFWSALAESNRLDAEEKGMEVEDPECGESDPEEMEQPDNEELSQKGADGEEKEEEEEEEGEDSGTEEEEQEEITVDEEEWFTCSEDEGGEEKGTVGSSNESSFHNSSRLLHKDELLAMFKAVHSGPRCKEDQLTVGLVGYPNVGKSSTINTILRNKKVSVSATPGHTKHFQTLYVEPGLCLCDCPGLVMPSFVSTKAEMICSGILPIDQMRDHVPAASLVCQTIPRDVLEGTYGINIIRPREDEDPDRPPTSEELLMAYGYMRGFMTSHGQPDQPRSARYILKDYVNGKLLFCHPPPHINVKDFQPQHSKFQKTDSDNCDVSSSTNKQKIKRIENVVDKNFFHQENVRALSKGVQSVMGYKPGSGPVSLEKAGSEMVAGKPWKKHGNRNKKEKVRRLNKHLDA; this is encoded by the exons ATGGGTAAGAAGAAGGCAGGCGGAGGGGGCGGACTGGGCAGATCTCTGATAAAGGAGAGACTCCAGGCTGGCCGAGGCAACAAGAGGGGCGACTCCTGG CTCCACACCAGCGAGCTGAGTGATGGCTATGACTGGGGACGGCTGAACCTGCAGTCAGTGACAGAACAGAGTTCCATGGACGACTTTCTGGCCACTGCTGAATTGGCAGGAACAGAGTTTGTAGCTG agaAACTCAACATCAGGTTTGTGCCAGCAGAAGCTAGAGCAGGCATATTAACAGCTGAGGAGAAAAACAGGCTAAAAAGGCTGCATGAAGACAACAAGCATTTCCTCAAAATTCCTCGACG CCCCCACTGGGATGAAAGCACCAGTCCAGAGGCTCTTCAGCAGGCAGAAAAAGACAACTTCCTGGAGTGGAGACGAGAGCTTGCACA GCttgaagaagaacagaagttAATTCTCACACCATTTGAGAGGAATCTTGAGTTCTGGAGACAGCTGTGGAGAGTCATCGAGAGGAG CGACGTCGTTGTTCAAATTGTCGATGCCAGAAATCCTTTGCTGTTCAGATGTCCTGACCTG GAGTTGTATGTAAAGGAGGTGTCGGAGAATAAGGTCAACATCCTGCTGGTGAACAAGGCCGACCTGCTGACCAGGGAGCAGAGGCGAGCCTGGGCCAAACACTTTGAGAAAGAGGGGCTAAGGGCAGTTTTCTGGTCTGCGCTGGCTGAAAGCAATAGACTGGATGCAGAGGAAAAG GGCATGGAAGTGGAGGATCCAGAGTGTGGAGAGAGTGACCCAGAAGAGATGGAGCAGCCAGACAATGAAGAATTGAGCCAAAAGGGggcagatggagaggagaaggaggaggaagaagaagaagagggagaggataGTGgtacagaggaagaggagcaggaagagatAACCGTAGATGAGGAGGAGTGGTTTACCTGCTCAGAAGATGAGGGGGGAGAAGAGAAAGGGACTGTTGGTTCATCTAATGAATCCTCCTTCCACAACTCCAGTCGGCTGCTGCACAAGGATGAATTGCTGGCGATGTTTAAGGCGGTTCACAGTGGACCCAGGTGTAAAGAAGACCAACTGACAGTGGGGCTG GTCGGGTATCCTAACGTGGGGAAGAGTTCCACCATCAACACCATTTTACGGAACAAGAAAGTGTCTGTTTCAGCCACTCCTGGACACACTAAGCACTTTCAG ACTCTGTATGTGGAGCCAGGCCTGTGCCTTTGCGACTGCCCCGGGCTGGTCATGCCTTCCTTTGTTTCTACCAAAGCTGAGATGATCTGCTCTGGGATCCTGCCCATTGACCAGATGAGAGACCACGTACCAGCAGCCTCTCTG gtaTGTCAAACAATCCCTCGGGACGTATTAGAAGGCACCTACGGCATCAACATCATCCGACCACGAGAGGACGAAGACCCCGACAGGCCCCCCACCTCTGAGGAGCTGCTGATGGCTTACGGAT aTATGAGAGGCTTTATGACGTCACACGGCCAGCCTGATCAGCCCCGATCTGCCCGATACATCCTTAAGGACTACGTCAAT GGCAAGCTTCTGTTCTGCCATCCTCCTCCACATATAAATGTTAAAGACTTCCAGCCACAGCACAGCAAGTTCCAGAAAACAGACTCGGACAACTGTGACGTCTCctcatcaacaaacaaacagaaaatcaagAGAATCGAAAATGTGGTTGACAAGAACTTCTTCCATCAG GAGAATGTGAGAGCACTCTCTAAGGGAGTTCAGTCTGTCATGGGCTACAAACCAGGCAGTGGACCAGTCAGCCTAGAAAAAGCTGGATCAGAGATGGTGGCGGGCAAACCCTGGAAAAAACATGGCAACAGGAACAAGAAGGAGAAAGTACGCCGGCTTAACAAGCATCTGGACGCCTGA
- the tmem44 gene encoding transmembrane protein 44 isoform X2, translating to MGVRTLALEGQTGESPNPSFSSLFDFCVDSVTTCFSHDAGKLCVPIGLCSLSALLLLLSSLLLVCQRCKCRRGHPGEIMTSLYCFLGNLCATTGAVMSKQLHILILMGAFAAAMDAVNCISCCFPVFLCWNSKTERRLRVIRRRRRQHLLAVCVLMVLAGGFLKSRVNHNPADNLLRGRRLLHFSLQDNTEILGYILGLLSFVITCTSRFPALHRAHRGRMLTRAHVFSGVLCSLAGALYATAILFYDIQLEFLLTVMPWLLSAICCVTLDPLILVIYWCKRGTREQPMRFSPDTESLLGGSTEEKAVVKRKQQVHSPEQTKTKNIPMTEMGRYMDVSTHPARKISPKEVTVSREEVNDQPPNRTVRAIRVNSFCSSDTSYDSSLVSSDLEWDFEVGNAQWSEPKAKQQEGELCNQKRRE from the exons ATGGGGGTACGTACATTGGCGTTGGAGGGCCAGACAGGAGAAAGTCCCAACCCCTCTTTCTccagtttgtttgatttttgcgTCGATTCAGTCACCACCTGTTTCTCCCACGACGCAGGCAAACTGTGCGTTCCCATCGGTCTCTGCTCTTTATCTGCTCTGCTTTTACTGCTGTCAAGTCTTCT GCTCGTGTGTCAGAGGTGCAAATGTCGGAGAGGACATCCGGGAGAGATCATGACTTCCCTCTACTGCTTCTTGGGTAACCTGTGTGCTACCACCGGGGCAGTTATGTCCAAACAACTGCATATTCTG ATTTTAATGGGGGCTTTTGCTGCTGCTATGGATGCTGTTAATTGTATATCTTGCTGCTTCCCGGTGTTTCTGTGTTGGAACTCAAAGACAG AGAGGAGGCTGAGGGTCATAAGGAGGCGGAGGAGACAGCACCTCCttgcagtgtgtgtgctgatggTGCTAGCAGGAGGTTTCCTGAAATCCAGAGTCAACCACAACCCGGCAGACAATCTCCTCAGAGGGAGAAGATTGCTGCACTTCTCCCTGCAA GACAACACTGAAATCCTGGGTTACATCCTTGGCCTGCTGTCCTTTGTCATCACCTGTACCTCCAGGTTTCCTGCACTCCACAGAGCT CACAGAGGACGGATGCTGACAAGGGCCCATGTGTTCTCTGGGGTGCTGTGCTCACTGGCTGGTGCCCTGTACGCTACTGCCATACTCTTCTACGACATTCAGCTTGAGTTTCTTCTGACAGTTATGCCGTGGCTGCTGTCAGCAATATGCTGTGTCACCCTGGACCCTCTT ATTCTAGTCATCTATTGGTGCAAGAGGGGAACCAGGGAGCAACCTATGAGGTTTTCTCCAGACACAGAGAGCCTCTTAGGTGGCTCCACTGAGGAGAAAGCTGTCGTGAAGAGAAAACAGCAAGTTCATTCACCAGAACAAACAAAG acaaaaaacatccCGATGACTGAGATGGGCCGTTATATGGATGTCAGTACCCACCCTGCAAGAAAA ATCAGCCCAAAGGAGGTGACAGTGTCTAGAGAGGAGGTGAATGACCAGCCTCCGAACAGGACAGTGCGAGCGATCAGAGTCAACAGTTTCTGCTCTTCAGATACATCTTATGACTCTTCGCTAGTCAGTTCTGATCTAGAG TGGGATTTTGAAGTGGGAAATGCACAGTGGAGCGAACCAAAAGCAAAGCAACAGGAGGGAG AACTCTGTAACCAGAAAAGAAGAGAGTGA
- the tmem44 gene encoding transmembrane protein 44 isoform X3 produces MGVRTLALEGQTGESPNPSFSSLFDFCVDSVTTCFSHDAGKLCVPIGLCSLSALLLLLSSLLLVCQRCKCRRGHPGEIMTSLYCFLGNLCATTGAVMSKQLHILILMGAFAAAMDAVNCISCCFPVFLCWNSKTERRLRVIRRRRRQHLLAVCVLMVLAGGFLKSRVNHNPADNLLRGRRLLHFSLQDNTEILGYILGLLSFVITCTSRFPALHRAHRGRMLTRAHVFSGVLCSLAGALYATAILFYDIQLEFLLTVMPWLLSAICCVTLDPLILVIYWCKRGTREQPMRFSPDTESLLGGSTEEKAVVKRKQQVHSPEQTKTKNIPMTEMGRYMDVSTHPARKISPKEVTVSREEVNDQPPNRTVRAIRVNSFCSSDTSYDSSLVSSDLEWDFEVGNAQWSEPKAKQQEGGI; encoded by the exons ATGGGGGTACGTACATTGGCGTTGGAGGGCCAGACAGGAGAAAGTCCCAACCCCTCTTTCTccagtttgtttgatttttgcgTCGATTCAGTCACCACCTGTTTCTCCCACGACGCAGGCAAACTGTGCGTTCCCATCGGTCTCTGCTCTTTATCTGCTCTGCTTTTACTGCTGTCAAGTCTTCT GCTCGTGTGTCAGAGGTGCAAATGTCGGAGAGGACATCCGGGAGAGATCATGACTTCCCTCTACTGCTTCTTGGGTAACCTGTGTGCTACCACCGGGGCAGTTATGTCCAAACAACTGCATATTCTG ATTTTAATGGGGGCTTTTGCTGCTGCTATGGATGCTGTTAATTGTATATCTTGCTGCTTCCCGGTGTTTCTGTGTTGGAACTCAAAGACAG AGAGGAGGCTGAGGGTCATAAGGAGGCGGAGGAGACAGCACCTCCttgcagtgtgtgtgctgatggTGCTAGCAGGAGGTTTCCTGAAATCCAGAGTCAACCACAACCCGGCAGACAATCTCCTCAGAGGGAGAAGATTGCTGCACTTCTCCCTGCAA GACAACACTGAAATCCTGGGTTACATCCTTGGCCTGCTGTCCTTTGTCATCACCTGTACCTCCAGGTTTCCTGCACTCCACAGAGCT CACAGAGGACGGATGCTGACAAGGGCCCATGTGTTCTCTGGGGTGCTGTGCTCACTGGCTGGTGCCCTGTACGCTACTGCCATACTCTTCTACGACATTCAGCTTGAGTTTCTTCTGACAGTTATGCCGTGGCTGCTGTCAGCAATATGCTGTGTCACCCTGGACCCTCTT ATTCTAGTCATCTATTGGTGCAAGAGGGGAACCAGGGAGCAACCTATGAGGTTTTCTCCAGACACAGAGAGCCTCTTAGGTGGCTCCACTGAGGAGAAAGCTGTCGTGAAGAGAAAACAGCAAGTTCATTCACCAGAACAAACAAAG acaaaaaacatccCGATGACTGAGATGGGCCGTTATATGGATGTCAGTACCCACCCTGCAAGAAAA ATCAGCCCAAAGGAGGTGACAGTGTCTAGAGAGGAGGTGAATGACCAGCCTCCGAACAGGACAGTGCGAGCGATCAGAGTCAACAGTTTCTGCTCTTCAGATACATCTTATGACTCTTCGCTAGTCAGTTCTGATCTAGAG TGGGATTTTGAAGTGGGAAATGCACAGTGGAGCGAACCAAAAGCAAAGCAACAGGAGGGAG GGATATGA